In one window of Pseudopipra pipra isolate bDixPip1 chromosome 27, bDixPip1.hap1, whole genome shotgun sequence DNA:
- the ADAMTSL5 gene encoding ADAMTS-like protein 5 isoform X2 produces MPDRAGSPPLAAAGTPSRDGAAGTPRTRGCMAGGGCGGRPVLRGAPPGAGCRRPWRLLLLAWLSLVGTAQDPALGTPARVPEPPAPARPRRQPARGTWGSWGPWSSCSSSCGDGVALRTRRCQRTPGEEPCTGDPRQYRLCQLQGCPSGSVPFRAMQCSLYDNKPVLGTSARYRWVPFHGAPNLCDLNCLAEGHNFYYSFGRVLDGTRCGPGSPDLCVGGRCLSVGCDGILGSGPRPDACGHCDSGSCVFVHRLFQGSDPSSGYFGYMNVTKIPAGATHIKVTDKSRNYLALMTSDGRYVLNGDWAIAWPGPYEAAGTRLTYTRAPDGTESLEAPGPTDQDLHVMPCPCPPGPAAGAQPWHRVRVLAAPRAPPARPWGHQPPAAAPAPGGRQPPAPGAPAHPGPCTAPPAWGLCNGATTEEPPRLEPGWGCCSFVPAGRCGRCHPAKGRSQRIRHFCQSDFVFHGRIVAQRLVGRETRYEVEVKAPFRQRSPLVSREYLTAATPGPGRPARPGWCGRRRGTAPSPGRPEPPRPQRPPGRDPEGEPGAPAVHRPLPWLWMDPQGPPVPPWGISPSVGSVWQRRWGGG; encoded by the exons ATGCCCGATCGTGCCGGGTCCCCCCCTCTCGCCGCCGCCGGGACGCCGAGCCGGGACGGAGCCGCCGGGACGCCGCGGACGAGGGGCTGCATGGccggggggggctgtgggggccGCCCCGTCCTCCGCGGGGCACCCCCCGGCGCTGG gtgCCGGCGGCCGTGGCGGCTCCTgctcctggcctggctcagccTGGTTGGCACGGCACAG gacccagccctgggcacaccAGCGAGGGTCCCCGAGCCCCCGGCCCCTGCTCGGCCCCGCCGGCAGCCGGCCCgggggacctgggggtcctggggcccctggagctcctgctccagctcctgcggGGACGGGGTCGCCCTTCGCACCCGGAGGTGCCAGCG GACCCCCGGGGAGGAGCCGTGCACGGGGGACCCGCGGCAGTACCggctctgccagctccag GGCTGTCCCAGCGGCTCCGTGCCCTTCCGGGCCATGCAGTGCTCCCTCTACGACAACAAGCCCGTCCTGGGCACCTCCGCCCGGTACCGCTGGGTTCCCTTCCACGGAG CCCCCAACCTCTGCGACCTCAACTGCCTGGCCGAGGGGCACAACTTCTACTACAGCTTCGGGCGGGTGCTGGACGGGACCCGCTGCGGCCCCGGCTCCCCGGACCTGTGTGTCGGCGGGCGCTGCCTG AGCGTGGGCTGTGACGGGATCCTGGGCTCGGGCCCCCGCCCCGACGCCTGCGGCCACTGCGACAGCGGCTCCTGCGTCTTCGTGCACCGGCTGTTCCAGGGCTCGGACCCCTCCTCCG GATATTTTGGGTACATGAATGTGACCAAGATCCCGGCCGGGGCCACCCACATCAAGGTGACGGACAAGAGCCGCAACTACCTGG CGCTGATGACGAGTGACGGGCGCTACGTGCTCAACGGGGACTGGGCCATCGCCTGGCCGGGGCCCTACGAGGCCGCCGGCACCCGCCTCACCTACACCCGCGCCCCCGACGGCACCGAGAGCCTGGAGGCGCCCGGGCCCACCGACCAGGACCTGCACGTGATG ccctgcccctgccccccaggtcctgctgcaggagcccaaCCCTGGCATCGAGTACGAGTTCTGGCTGCCCCACGGGCACCCCCAGCCCGGCCATGGGGACACCAGCCCCCtgcggcagccccagccccggggggcCGGCAGCCCCCCGCCCCAGGAGCCCCCGCTCACCCCGGCCCCTGCACGgcccccccagcctgggggcTCTGCAACGGAGCCACCACCGAGGAGCCCCCCAGGCTGGAGCCAGGATGGGGGTGCTGCAG CTTTGTCCCCGCAGGGCGATGCGGGAGGTGCCACCCGGCCAAGGGACGTTCCCAGCGCATCCGGCACTTCTGCCAGAGCGACTTCG TGTTCCACGGGCGGATCGTGGCGCAGCGCTTGGTGGGGCGGGAGACGCGCTACGAGGTGGAGGTGAAGGCGCCGTTCCGGCAGCGCTCGCCGCTGGTGTCCCGGGAGTACCT GACGGCGGCTACGCCCGGCCCTGGACGCCCCGCGAGGCCCGGCTGGTGCGGGAGGCGGCGCGGCactgcccccagccccggccgccctgagcccccccggccccagcgccccccgggaCGGGACCCCGAGGGCGAGCCCGGCGCTCCTGCCGTGCACCGACCCCTCCCCTGGCTGTGGATggacccccagggaccccccgtCCCACCCTGGGGGATCTCGCCGTCCGTGGGGTCCGTGTGGCAGCGGCGTTGGGGTGGGGGGTGA
- the ADAMTSL5 gene encoding ADAMTS-like protein 5 isoform X6, whose amino-acid sequence MPDRAGSPPLAAAGTPSRDGAAGTPRTRGCMAGGGCGGRPVLRGAPPGAGCRRPWRLLLLAWLSLVGTAQDPALGTPARVPEPPAPARPRRQPARGTWGSWGPWSSCSSSCGDGVALRTRRCQRTPGEEPCTGDPRQYRLCQLQGCPSGSVPFRAMQCSLYDNKPVLGTSARYRWVPFHGAPNLCDLNCLAEGHNFYYSFGRVLDGTRCGPGSPDLCVGGRCLSVGCDGILGSGPRPDACGHCDSGSCVFVHRLFQGSDPSSGYFGYMNVTKIPAGATHIKVTDKSRNYLALMTSDGRYVLNGDWAIAWPGPYEAAGTRLTYTRAPDGTESLEAPGPTDQDLHVMPCPCPPGPAAGAQPWHRVRVLAAPRAPPARPWGHQPPAAAPAPGGRQPPAPGAPAHPGPCTAPPAWGLCNGATTEEPPRLEPGWGCCRAMREVPPGQGTFPAHPALLPERLRVPRADRGAALGGAGDALRGGGEGAVPAALAAGVPGVPDGGYARPWTPREARLVREAARHCPQPRPP is encoded by the exons ATGCCCGATCGTGCCGGGTCCCCCCCTCTCGCCGCCGCCGGGACGCCGAGCCGGGACGGAGCCGCCGGGACGCCGCGGACGAGGGGCTGCATGGccggggggggctgtgggggccGCCCCGTCCTCCGCGGGGCACCCCCCGGCGCTGG gtgCCGGCGGCCGTGGCGGCTCCTgctcctggcctggctcagccTGGTTGGCACGGCACAG gacccagccctgggcacaccAGCGAGGGTCCCCGAGCCCCCGGCCCCTGCTCGGCCCCGCCGGCAGCCGGCCCgggggacctgggggtcctggggcccctggagctcctgctccagctcctgcggGGACGGGGTCGCCCTTCGCACCCGGAGGTGCCAGCG GACCCCCGGGGAGGAGCCGTGCACGGGGGACCCGCGGCAGTACCggctctgccagctccag GGCTGTCCCAGCGGCTCCGTGCCCTTCCGGGCCATGCAGTGCTCCCTCTACGACAACAAGCCCGTCCTGGGCACCTCCGCCCGGTACCGCTGGGTTCCCTTCCACGGAG CCCCCAACCTCTGCGACCTCAACTGCCTGGCCGAGGGGCACAACTTCTACTACAGCTTCGGGCGGGTGCTGGACGGGACCCGCTGCGGCCCCGGCTCCCCGGACCTGTGTGTCGGCGGGCGCTGCCTG AGCGTGGGCTGTGACGGGATCCTGGGCTCGGGCCCCCGCCCCGACGCCTGCGGCCACTGCGACAGCGGCTCCTGCGTCTTCGTGCACCGGCTGTTCCAGGGCTCGGACCCCTCCTCCG GATATTTTGGGTACATGAATGTGACCAAGATCCCGGCCGGGGCCACCCACATCAAGGTGACGGACAAGAGCCGCAACTACCTGG CGCTGATGACGAGTGACGGGCGCTACGTGCTCAACGGGGACTGGGCCATCGCCTGGCCGGGGCCCTACGAGGCCGCCGGCACCCGCCTCACCTACACCCGCGCCCCCGACGGCACCGAGAGCCTGGAGGCGCCCGGGCCCACCGACCAGGACCTGCACGTGATG ccctgcccctgccccccaggtcctgctgcaggagcccaaCCCTGGCATCGAGTACGAGTTCTGGCTGCCCCACGGGCACCCCCAGCCCGGCCATGGGGACACCAGCCCCCtgcggcagccccagccccggggggcCGGCAGCCCCCCGCCCCAGGAGCCCCCGCTCACCCCGGCCCCTGCACGgcccccccagcctgggggcTCTGCAACGGAGCCACCACCGAGGAGCCCCCCAGGCTGGAGCCAGGATGGGGGTGCTGCAG GGCGATGCGGGAGGTGCCACCCGGCCAAGGGACGTTCCCAGCGCATCCGGCACTTCTGCCAGAGCGACTTCG TGTTCCACGGGCGGATCGTGGCGCAGCGCTTGGTGGGGCGGGAGACGCGCTACGAGGTGGAGGTGAAGGCGCCGTTCCGGCAGCGCTCGCCGCTGGTGTCCCGGGAGTACCT GACGGCGGCTACGCCCGGCCCTGGACGCCCCGCGAGGCCCGGCTGGTGCGGGAGGCGGCGCGGCactgcccccagccccggccgccctga
- the ADAMTSL5 gene encoding ADAMTS-like protein 5 isoform X3, with the protein MPDRAGSPPLAAAGTPSRDGAAGTPRTRGCMAGGGCGGRPVLRGAPPGAGCRRPWRLLLLAWLSLVGTAQDPALGTPARVPEPPAPARPRRQPARGTWGSWGPWSSCSSSCGDGVALRTRRCQRTPGEEPCTGDPRQYRLCQLQGCPSGSVPFRAMQCSLYDNKPVLGTSARYRWVPFHGAPNLCDLNCLAEGHNFYYSFGRVLDGTRCGPGSPDLCVGGRCLSVGCDGILGSGPRPDACGHCDSGSCVFVHRLFQGSDPSSGYFGYMNVTKIPAGATHIKVTDKSRNYLALMTSDGRYVLNGDWAIAWPGPYEAAGTRLTYTRAPDGTESLEAPGPTDQDLHVMVLLQEPNPGIEYEFWLPHGHPQPGHGDTSPLRQPQPRGAGSPPPQEPPLTPAPARPPQPGGSATEPPPRSPPGWSQDGGAAGRCGRCHPAKGRSQRIRHFCQSDFVFHGRIVAQRLVGRETRYEVEVKAPFRQRSPLVSREYLTAATPGPGRPARPGWCGRRRGTAPSPGRPEPPRPQRPPGRDPEGEPGAPAVHRPLPWLWMDPQGPPVPPWGISPSVGSVWQRRWGGG; encoded by the exons ATGCCCGATCGTGCCGGGTCCCCCCCTCTCGCCGCCGCCGGGACGCCGAGCCGGGACGGAGCCGCCGGGACGCCGCGGACGAGGGGCTGCATGGccggggggggctgtgggggccGCCCCGTCCTCCGCGGGGCACCCCCCGGCGCTGG gtgCCGGCGGCCGTGGCGGCTCCTgctcctggcctggctcagccTGGTTGGCACGGCACAG gacccagccctgggcacaccAGCGAGGGTCCCCGAGCCCCCGGCCCCTGCTCGGCCCCGCCGGCAGCCGGCCCgggggacctgggggtcctggggcccctggagctcctgctccagctcctgcggGGACGGGGTCGCCCTTCGCACCCGGAGGTGCCAGCG GACCCCCGGGGAGGAGCCGTGCACGGGGGACCCGCGGCAGTACCggctctgccagctccag GGCTGTCCCAGCGGCTCCGTGCCCTTCCGGGCCATGCAGTGCTCCCTCTACGACAACAAGCCCGTCCTGGGCACCTCCGCCCGGTACCGCTGGGTTCCCTTCCACGGAG CCCCCAACCTCTGCGACCTCAACTGCCTGGCCGAGGGGCACAACTTCTACTACAGCTTCGGGCGGGTGCTGGACGGGACCCGCTGCGGCCCCGGCTCCCCGGACCTGTGTGTCGGCGGGCGCTGCCTG AGCGTGGGCTGTGACGGGATCCTGGGCTCGGGCCCCCGCCCCGACGCCTGCGGCCACTGCGACAGCGGCTCCTGCGTCTTCGTGCACCGGCTGTTCCAGGGCTCGGACCCCTCCTCCG GATATTTTGGGTACATGAATGTGACCAAGATCCCGGCCGGGGCCACCCACATCAAGGTGACGGACAAGAGCCGCAACTACCTGG CGCTGATGACGAGTGACGGGCGCTACGTGCTCAACGGGGACTGGGCCATCGCCTGGCCGGGGCCCTACGAGGCCGCCGGCACCCGCCTCACCTACACCCGCGCCCCCGACGGCACCGAGAGCCTGGAGGCGCCCGGGCCCACCGACCAGGACCTGCACGTGATG gtcctgctgcaggagcccaaCCCTGGCATCGAGTACGAGTTCTGGCTGCCCCACGGGCACCCCCAGCCCGGCCATGGGGACACCAGCCCCCtgcggcagccccagccccggggggcCGGCAGCCCCCCGCCCCAGGAGCCCCCGCTCACCCCGGCCCCTGCACGgcccccccagcctgggggcTCTGCAACGGAGCCACCACCGAGGAGCCCCCCAGGCTGGAGCCAGGATGGGGGTGCTGCAG GGCGATGCGGGAGGTGCCACCCGGCCAAGGGACGTTCCCAGCGCATCCGGCACTTCTGCCAGAGCGACTTCG TGTTCCACGGGCGGATCGTGGCGCAGCGCTTGGTGGGGCGGGAGACGCGCTACGAGGTGGAGGTGAAGGCGCCGTTCCGGCAGCGCTCGCCGCTGGTGTCCCGGGAGTACCT GACGGCGGCTACGCCCGGCCCTGGACGCCCCGCGAGGCCCGGCTGGTGCGGGAGGCGGCGCGGCactgcccccagccccggccgccctgagcccccccggccccagcgccccccgggaCGGGACCCCGAGGGCGAGCCCGGCGCTCCTGCCGTGCACCGACCCCTCCCCTGGCTGTGGATggacccccagggaccccccgtCCCACCCTGGGGGATCTCGCCGTCCGTGGGGTCCGTGTGGCAGCGGCGTTGGGGTGGGGGGTGA
- the ADAMTSL5 gene encoding ADAMTS-like protein 5 isoform X7 has product MPDRAGSPPLAAAGTPSRDGAAGTPRTRGCMAGGGCGGRPVLRGAPPGAGCRRPWRLLLLAWLSLVGTAQDPALGTPARVPEPPAPARPRRQPARGTWGSWGPWSSCSSSCGDGVALRTRRCQRTPGEEPCTGDPRQYRLCQLQGCPSGSVPFRAMQCSLYDNKPVLGTSARYRWVPFHGAPNLCDLNCLAEGHNFYYSFGRVLDGTRCGPGSPDLCVGGRCLSVGCDGILGSGPRPDACGHCDSGSCVFVHRLFQGSDPSSGYFGYMNVTKIPAGATHIKVTDKSRNYLALMTSDGRYVLNGDWAIAWPGPYEAAGTRLTYTRAPDGTESLEAPGPTDQDLHVMVLLQEPNPGIEYEFWLPHGHPQPGHGDTSPLRQPQPRGAGSPPPQEPPLTPAPARPPQPGGSATEPPPRSPPGWSQDGGAAALSPQGDAGGATRPRDVPSASGTSARATSCSTGGSWRSAWWGGRRATRWR; this is encoded by the exons ATGCCCGATCGTGCCGGGTCCCCCCCTCTCGCCGCCGCCGGGACGCCGAGCCGGGACGGAGCCGCCGGGACGCCGCGGACGAGGGGCTGCATGGccggggggggctgtgggggccGCCCCGTCCTCCGCGGGGCACCCCCCGGCGCTGG gtgCCGGCGGCCGTGGCGGCTCCTgctcctggcctggctcagccTGGTTGGCACGGCACAG gacccagccctgggcacaccAGCGAGGGTCCCCGAGCCCCCGGCCCCTGCTCGGCCCCGCCGGCAGCCGGCCCgggggacctgggggtcctggggcccctggagctcctgctccagctcctgcggGGACGGGGTCGCCCTTCGCACCCGGAGGTGCCAGCG GACCCCCGGGGAGGAGCCGTGCACGGGGGACCCGCGGCAGTACCggctctgccagctccag GGCTGTCCCAGCGGCTCCGTGCCCTTCCGGGCCATGCAGTGCTCCCTCTACGACAACAAGCCCGTCCTGGGCACCTCCGCCCGGTACCGCTGGGTTCCCTTCCACGGAG CCCCCAACCTCTGCGACCTCAACTGCCTGGCCGAGGGGCACAACTTCTACTACAGCTTCGGGCGGGTGCTGGACGGGACCCGCTGCGGCCCCGGCTCCCCGGACCTGTGTGTCGGCGGGCGCTGCCTG AGCGTGGGCTGTGACGGGATCCTGGGCTCGGGCCCCCGCCCCGACGCCTGCGGCCACTGCGACAGCGGCTCCTGCGTCTTCGTGCACCGGCTGTTCCAGGGCTCGGACCCCTCCTCCG GATATTTTGGGTACATGAATGTGACCAAGATCCCGGCCGGGGCCACCCACATCAAGGTGACGGACAAGAGCCGCAACTACCTGG CGCTGATGACGAGTGACGGGCGCTACGTGCTCAACGGGGACTGGGCCATCGCCTGGCCGGGGCCCTACGAGGCCGCCGGCACCCGCCTCACCTACACCCGCGCCCCCGACGGCACCGAGAGCCTGGAGGCGCCCGGGCCCACCGACCAGGACCTGCACGTGATG gtcctgctgcaggagcccaaCCCTGGCATCGAGTACGAGTTCTGGCTGCCCCACGGGCACCCCCAGCCCGGCCATGGGGACACCAGCCCCCtgcggcagccccagccccggggggcCGGCAGCCCCCCGCCCCAGGAGCCCCCGCTCACCCCGGCCCCTGCACGgcccccccagcctgggggcTCTGCAACGGAGCCACCACCGAGGAGCCCCCCAGGCTGGAGCCAGGATGGGGGTGCTGCAG CTTTGTCCCCGCAGGGCGATGCGGGAGGTGCCACCCGGCCAAGGGACGTTCCCAGCGCATCCGGCACTTCTGCCAGAGCGACTTCG TGTTCCACGGGCGGATCGTGGCGCAGCGCTTGGTGGGGCGGGAGACGCGCTACGAGGTGGAGGTGA
- the ADAMTSL5 gene encoding ADAMTS-like protein 5 isoform X5, translated as MPDRAGSPPLAAAGTPSRDGAAGTPRTRGCMAGGGCGGRPVLRGAPPGAGCRRPWRLLLLAWLSLVGTAQDPALGTPARVPEPPAPARPRRQPARGTWGSWGPWSSCSSSCGDGVALRTRRCQRTPGEEPCTGDPRQYRLCQLQGCPSGSVPFRAMQCSLYDNKPVLGTSARYRWVPFHGAPNLCDLNCLAEGHNFYYSFGRVLDGTRCGPGSPDLCVGGRCLSVGCDGILGSGPRPDACGHCDSGSCVFVHRLFQGSDPSSGYFGYMNVTKIPAGATHIKVTDKSRNYLALMTSDGRYVLNGDWAIAWPGPYEAAGTRLTYTRAPDGTESLEAPGPTDQDLHVMVLLQEPNPGIEYEFWLPHGHPQPGHGDTSPLRQPQPRGAGSPPPQEPPLTPAPARPPQPGGSATEPPPRSPPGWSQDGGAAGRCGRCHPAKGRSQRIRHFCQSDFVFHGRIVAQRLVGRETRYEVEVKAPFRQRSPLVSREYLWVPNTCGCPPLREGGEYVLMARRHVNHEHTLNRILLQDGGYARPWTPREARLVREAARHCPQPRPP; from the exons ATGCCCGATCGTGCCGGGTCCCCCCCTCTCGCCGCCGCCGGGACGCCGAGCCGGGACGGAGCCGCCGGGACGCCGCGGACGAGGGGCTGCATGGccggggggggctgtgggggccGCCCCGTCCTCCGCGGGGCACCCCCCGGCGCTGG gtgCCGGCGGCCGTGGCGGCTCCTgctcctggcctggctcagccTGGTTGGCACGGCACAG gacccagccctgggcacaccAGCGAGGGTCCCCGAGCCCCCGGCCCCTGCTCGGCCCCGCCGGCAGCCGGCCCgggggacctgggggtcctggggcccctggagctcctgctccagctcctgcggGGACGGGGTCGCCCTTCGCACCCGGAGGTGCCAGCG GACCCCCGGGGAGGAGCCGTGCACGGGGGACCCGCGGCAGTACCggctctgccagctccag GGCTGTCCCAGCGGCTCCGTGCCCTTCCGGGCCATGCAGTGCTCCCTCTACGACAACAAGCCCGTCCTGGGCACCTCCGCCCGGTACCGCTGGGTTCCCTTCCACGGAG CCCCCAACCTCTGCGACCTCAACTGCCTGGCCGAGGGGCACAACTTCTACTACAGCTTCGGGCGGGTGCTGGACGGGACCCGCTGCGGCCCCGGCTCCCCGGACCTGTGTGTCGGCGGGCGCTGCCTG AGCGTGGGCTGTGACGGGATCCTGGGCTCGGGCCCCCGCCCCGACGCCTGCGGCCACTGCGACAGCGGCTCCTGCGTCTTCGTGCACCGGCTGTTCCAGGGCTCGGACCCCTCCTCCG GATATTTTGGGTACATGAATGTGACCAAGATCCCGGCCGGGGCCACCCACATCAAGGTGACGGACAAGAGCCGCAACTACCTGG CGCTGATGACGAGTGACGGGCGCTACGTGCTCAACGGGGACTGGGCCATCGCCTGGCCGGGGCCCTACGAGGCCGCCGGCACCCGCCTCACCTACACCCGCGCCCCCGACGGCACCGAGAGCCTGGAGGCGCCCGGGCCCACCGACCAGGACCTGCACGTGATG gtcctgctgcaggagcccaaCCCTGGCATCGAGTACGAGTTCTGGCTGCCCCACGGGCACCCCCAGCCCGGCCATGGGGACACCAGCCCCCtgcggcagccccagccccggggggcCGGCAGCCCCCCGCCCCAGGAGCCCCCGCTCACCCCGGCCCCTGCACGgcccccccagcctgggggcTCTGCAACGGAGCCACCACCGAGGAGCCCCCCAGGCTGGAGCCAGGATGGGGGTGCTGCAG GGCGATGCGGGAGGTGCCACCCGGCCAAGGGACGTTCCCAGCGCATCCGGCACTTCTGCCAGAGCGACTTCG TGTTCCACGGGCGGATCGTGGCGCAGCGCTTGGTGGGGCGGGAGACGCGCTACGAGGTGGAGGTGAAGGCGCCGTTCCGGCAGCGCTCGCCGCTGGTGTCCCGGGAGTACCTGTGGGTGCCCAACACCTGCGGGTGCCCCCCGCTGCGGGAGGGCGGCGAGTACGTGCTGATGGCGCGGCGGCACGTGAACCACGAGCACACCCTGAACCGCATCCTGCTGCAGGACGGCGGCTACGCCCGGCCCTGGACGCCCCGCGAGGCCCGGCTGGTGCGGGAGGCGGCGCGGCactgcccccagccccggccgccctga
- the ADAMTSL5 gene encoding ADAMTS-like protein 5 isoform X4 codes for MPDRAGSPPLAAAGTPSRDGAAGTPRTRGCMAGGGCGGRPVLRGAPPGAGCRRPWRLLLLAWLSLVGTAQDPALGTPARVPEPPAPARPRRQPARGTWGSWGPWSSCSSSCGDGVALRTRRCQRTPGEEPCTGDPRQYRLCQLQGCPSGSVPFRAMQCSLYDNKPVLGTSARYRWVPFHGAPNLCDLNCLAEGHNFYYSFGRVLDGTRCGPGSPDLCVGGRCLSVGCDGILGSGPRPDACGHCDSGSCVFVHRLFQGSDPSSGYFGYMNVTKIPAGATHIKVTDKSRNYLALMTSDGRYVLNGDWAIAWPGPYEAAGTRLTYTRAPDGTESLEAPGPTDQDLHVMPCPCPPGPAAGAQPWHRVRVLAAPRAPPARPWGHQPPAAAPAPGGRQPPAPGAPAHPGPCTAPPAWGLCNGATTEEPPRLEPGWGCCSFVPAGRCGRCHPAKGRSQRIRHFCQSDFVFHGRIVAQRLVGRETRYEVEVKAPFRQRSPLVSREYLWVPNTCGCPPLREGGEYVLMARRHVNHEHTLNRILLQDGGYARPWTPREARLVREAARHCPQPRPP; via the exons ATGCCCGATCGTGCCGGGTCCCCCCCTCTCGCCGCCGCCGGGACGCCGAGCCGGGACGGAGCCGCCGGGACGCCGCGGACGAGGGGCTGCATGGccggggggggctgtgggggccGCCCCGTCCTCCGCGGGGCACCCCCCGGCGCTGG gtgCCGGCGGCCGTGGCGGCTCCTgctcctggcctggctcagccTGGTTGGCACGGCACAG gacccagccctgggcacaccAGCGAGGGTCCCCGAGCCCCCGGCCCCTGCTCGGCCCCGCCGGCAGCCGGCCCgggggacctgggggtcctggggcccctggagctcctgctccagctcctgcggGGACGGGGTCGCCCTTCGCACCCGGAGGTGCCAGCG GACCCCCGGGGAGGAGCCGTGCACGGGGGACCCGCGGCAGTACCggctctgccagctccag GGCTGTCCCAGCGGCTCCGTGCCCTTCCGGGCCATGCAGTGCTCCCTCTACGACAACAAGCCCGTCCTGGGCACCTCCGCCCGGTACCGCTGGGTTCCCTTCCACGGAG CCCCCAACCTCTGCGACCTCAACTGCCTGGCCGAGGGGCACAACTTCTACTACAGCTTCGGGCGGGTGCTGGACGGGACCCGCTGCGGCCCCGGCTCCCCGGACCTGTGTGTCGGCGGGCGCTGCCTG AGCGTGGGCTGTGACGGGATCCTGGGCTCGGGCCCCCGCCCCGACGCCTGCGGCCACTGCGACAGCGGCTCCTGCGTCTTCGTGCACCGGCTGTTCCAGGGCTCGGACCCCTCCTCCG GATATTTTGGGTACATGAATGTGACCAAGATCCCGGCCGGGGCCACCCACATCAAGGTGACGGACAAGAGCCGCAACTACCTGG CGCTGATGACGAGTGACGGGCGCTACGTGCTCAACGGGGACTGGGCCATCGCCTGGCCGGGGCCCTACGAGGCCGCCGGCACCCGCCTCACCTACACCCGCGCCCCCGACGGCACCGAGAGCCTGGAGGCGCCCGGGCCCACCGACCAGGACCTGCACGTGATG ccctgcccctgccccccaggtcctgctgcaggagcccaaCCCTGGCATCGAGTACGAGTTCTGGCTGCCCCACGGGCACCCCCAGCCCGGCCATGGGGACACCAGCCCCCtgcggcagccccagccccggggggcCGGCAGCCCCCCGCCCCAGGAGCCCCCGCTCACCCCGGCCCCTGCACGgcccccccagcctgggggcTCTGCAACGGAGCCACCACCGAGGAGCCCCCCAGGCTGGAGCCAGGATGGGGGTGCTGCAG CTTTGTCCCCGCAGGGCGATGCGGGAGGTGCCACCCGGCCAAGGGACGTTCCCAGCGCATCCGGCACTTCTGCCAGAGCGACTTCG TGTTCCACGGGCGGATCGTGGCGCAGCGCTTGGTGGGGCGGGAGACGCGCTACGAGGTGGAGGTGAAGGCGCCGTTCCGGCAGCGCTCGCCGCTGGTGTCCCGGGAGTACCTGTGGGTGCCCAACACCTGCGGGTGCCCCCCGCTGCGGGAGGGCGGCGAGTACGTGCTGATGGCGCGGCGGCACGTGAACCACGAGCACACCCTGAACCGCATCCTGCTGCAGGACGGCGGCTACGCCCGGCCCTGGACGCCCCGCGAGGCCCGGCTGGTGCGGGAGGCGGCGCGGCactgcccccagccccggccgccctga